In the Pontibacillus sp. HMF3514 genome, CGAGCGAAAGGGGCACTGACCCGAGCCAAAGTGTCGCTACCACGATCATAAAGTCTTCTACTTATTTCAAAATAGGTCGAGTTGTTCCTTCAGCCCAATCCATAATAAAACTTTTTTGCCTAGGATTAAGGTTTTCAGGTAATGAGGAACGGTCAAAGAACTGGTGGTCCTTGCTTTCTCCGTCATTTTGAGACAGAACGCCAACGTAATCCTTACTATAAAAAATAATTTGAACACTATACATCTGATCACCGTTAGGGTAGGTGACATAGCAGCTTTCGCCGGAGTACAAACCGAAAAGTCCCGGTTGTTGAATCGTTAATCCCGTTTCCTCGTAAACCTCTCGCACTGCAGCATCAGTAAAAGATTCGCCGATTTCCATGATGCCACCTGGAATTCCCCAAATGTTCGCATCACTACGATGTTGTAAAAGGATTCTTCCATACTCATCTTCTACAATAATGCCGCACCCTACTGTGAAAAGTCTCTCTGTACCAATCAGGCTTCTCATATGTTGAATATAACTCATCTTTTAGCACCTTCTCTTTCTTCGATATACCCTTTCATTCTTGATCAAGGTAATGGTTGATCATATGTAGATCTATATACTCCAAAATTTGTATAAATTCTATTATTCTAAAGTTAAGCTAATTTGTAAAATAAATGTAGGAGTGAGGTCATGTTTATAAAAAAGATTGTGTGTACCGTAGAGGTAATGGATAGAGAAGCATTTGATAAGGCCC is a window encoding:
- a CDS encoding NUDIX hydrolase gives rise to the protein MSYIQHMRSLIGTERLFTVGCGIIVEDEYGRILLQHRSDANIWGIPGGIMEIGESFTDAAVREVYEETGLTIQQPGLFGLYSGESCYVTYPNGDQMYSVQIIFYSKDYVGVLSQNDGESKDHQFFDRSSLPENLNPRQKSFIMDWAEGTTRPILK